The Terracoccus luteus genome includes a region encoding these proteins:
- a CDS encoding ECF-type sigma factor, producing MTRADPDGRGGHVEVQAMVRLAEATGDDDPRAALVAARELRRAAERAEATVVRRARLQGLAWSEIAEQLGVTRQAVHKRYGRR from the coding sequence TTGACGCGGGCCGACCCAGACGGCCGGGGAGGCCACGTGGAGGTGCAGGCGATGGTGCGGCTGGCGGAGGCGACGGGTGACGACGACCCGCGGGCGGCGCTCGTGGCGGCGCGCGAGCTGCGAAGGGCGGCGGAGCGGGCCGAGGCGACGGTCGTTCGACGGGCGAGGCTGCAGGGGCTGGCCTGGTCCGAGATCGCCGAGCAGCTCGGCGTCACCCGGCAGGCCGTGCACAAACGATACGGGCGGCGCTGA
- a CDS encoding alpha/beta hydrolase yields the protein MDESELEYDGHGGVIRGRRWSGDAPADHVVLVVHGYGEHVGRYPHVARRLVDDGAVVYGADHVGHGRSDGERVLVTEFESVVDDVHTLEQRARDENPGLPVAVVGHSMGGLIAARYAQRYGDGLACVVLSGPVLGSWGAMEGLLAADEIPDVPIDPSTLSRDPAVGEAYVADDLVWHGPFKRPTIVAMQRLLEAITASGPVDVPMLDLHGEDDRLVPMAESRAGWAAIRGERSSERSYPGARHEIFNETNQDDVLTDVVTFIRSHLPRREAI from the coding sequence ATGGACGAGAGCGAGCTGGAGTACGACGGGCACGGCGGGGTCATCCGGGGGCGGCGCTGGTCGGGTGACGCCCCGGCCGACCACGTCGTGCTCGTCGTGCACGGCTACGGCGAGCACGTCGGCCGGTACCCGCACGTCGCGAGGCGGCTCGTCGACGACGGTGCCGTCGTCTACGGCGCCGACCACGTCGGCCACGGCCGCAGCGACGGCGAGCGGGTGCTCGTCACCGAGTTCGAGTCGGTCGTCGACGACGTCCACACCCTCGAGCAGCGGGCCCGTGACGAGAACCCCGGGCTGCCCGTCGCGGTGGTCGGGCACTCCATGGGCGGGCTCATCGCGGCGCGGTACGCCCAGCGGTACGGCGACGGGCTCGCCTGCGTCGTGCTCTCCGGGCCGGTGCTCGGCTCGTGGGGCGCGATGGAGGGTCTGCTCGCCGCCGACGAGATCCCCGACGTGCCGATCGACCCGTCGACGCTGAGCCGTGACCCCGCGGTCGGCGAGGCGTACGTTGCCGACGACCTCGTCTGGCACGGGCCGTTCAAGCGCCCGACCATCGTCGCCATGCAGCGCCTGCTCGAGGCGATCACGGCCTCCGGTCCCGTCGACGTGCCGATGCTCGACCTGCACGGCGAGGACGACCGGCTCGTGCCGATGGCGGAGTCGCGCGCCGGGTGGGCGGCCATCCGCGGCGAGCGCTCGAGCGAGCGCAGCTACCCCGGCGCGCGCCACGAGATCTTCAACGAGACAAACCAGGACGATGTGCTCACCGACGTCGTCACCTTCATCCGCTCCCACCTCCCCCGTCGAGAGGCCATATAG
- a CDS encoding class I SAM-dependent methyltransferase, whose translation MDASDWDARYAATDLVWSVEPNRFVAEIFSDLSPGAVLDVAAGEGRNAIWLAEQDWHVMASDYSVVAVERMRTLATKRLGDDSGRLTAVVSDATQAAPRPAGPGATGEYDAVLFCYLQLPLPERAEAWRRGVEALRPGGRLVVVGHAGRNLTEGHGGPSSRDVLYDPDEVIAEVAGLPVDVVDAGVRDRPVPTADGERVALDIVVVLRRR comes from the coding sequence GTGGACGCATCGGACTGGGACGCCCGGTACGCCGCCACCGACCTCGTCTGGTCGGTGGAGCCCAACCGTTTCGTGGCGGAGATCTTCTCGGACCTGTCGCCCGGCGCCGTGCTCGACGTCGCTGCGGGTGAAGGCCGCAACGCGATCTGGTTGGCCGAGCAGGATTGGCACGTCATGGCATCCGACTACTCGGTGGTGGCCGTCGAGCGGATGCGGACGCTGGCGACGAAGCGACTGGGCGACGACTCCGGGCGACTGACCGCGGTGGTCTCGGACGCCACGCAGGCGGCACCGCGGCCGGCCGGACCGGGCGCCACGGGCGAGTACGACGCCGTGCTCTTCTGCTACCTGCAGCTGCCACTGCCCGAGCGGGCCGAGGCCTGGCGCCGCGGGGTCGAGGCGCTGCGACCGGGTGGGCGCCTCGTCGTCGTGGGCCACGCGGGCCGCAACCTCACCGAGGGGCACGGCGGTCCGAGCAGCAGGGACGTGCTGTACGACCCCGACGAGGTGATCGCCGAGGTGGCCGGGCTGCCGGTCGACGTCGTCGACGCCGGGGTGCGCGATCGACCGGTGCCCACCGCCGACGGTGAGCGGGTCGCCCTCGACATCGTCGTCGTGCTTCGCCGGCGCTGA
- a CDS encoding glyoxalase superfamily protein, translated as MSSTDRPAANAAIPILRIFDRAKAYEFYRDFLGFEVVWEHRFEPDLPLYAEVRRDGIRLHLSEHHGDASPGAAVIVEVDDARALQERLLAARYGFARPGLSDDGWALTVTVTDPFHNRIVFAERTSTNPPADRVPPADD; from the coding sequence GTGAGCAGCACCGATCGACCGGCCGCGAACGCGGCGATCCCCATCCTGCGCATCTTCGACCGCGCCAAGGCGTACGAGTTCTACCGCGACTTCCTCGGCTTCGAGGTCGTCTGGGAACACCGCTTCGAGCCGGACCTGCCGCTGTACGCCGAGGTCCGGCGCGACGGCATCCGGCTGCACCTGAGCGAGCACCACGGCGACGCCAGCCCGGGCGCCGCCGTCATCGTCGAGGTCGACGACGCCCGAGCCCTGCAGGAGCGGCTGCTCGCCGCCCGGTACGGCTTCGCCCGGCCGGGGCTGAGCGACGACGGCTGGGCCCTCACCGTCACGGTGACCGACCCGTTCCACAACCGCATCGTCTTCGCCGAGCGCACGAGCACGAACCCACCGGCCGACCGGGTGCCGCCGGCCGACGACTGA
- a CDS encoding alpha/beta fold hydrolase: MTTAAGHPDTTTGAPVGAPVDLAAPWGGRSRYADLGGPVHWVDFGGPTEARDGVEAAAPPLVLVHGLGGSHLNWVGVAPALARHRRVVALDLVGFGLTPHEGRSSNVRDNAALVARFVREVVGEPAVLMGNSMGGMISLLVADRFPEVVEALVLVDASLPTPGVRPDRQVLLEFAVYATPFVGERYMQRNAARFTDRQRVLRTVAVCFADPSRADAAVVDAGVELAAWRRTLPGAERAFLGAARSLLRILRSGNRYPALITRVRQPTLLLHGELDKLVPVGAARATAESKPAWEREILAGVGHTPQLEVPDAVVARVEPWLASLPG; the protein is encoded by the coding sequence ATGACGACCGCCGCCGGCCACCCGGACACCACGACGGGGGCGCCTGTCGGTGCGCCCGTCGACCTCGCCGCCCCGTGGGGTGGGCGCAGCCGCTACGCCGACCTCGGCGGGCCGGTGCACTGGGTCGACTTCGGCGGTCCGACGGAGGCCCGCGACGGGGTTGAGGCTGCGGCGCCCCCGCTCGTGCTCGTGCACGGCCTCGGCGGCTCTCACCTCAACTGGGTCGGTGTCGCGCCCGCCCTGGCCCGCCACCGTCGGGTTGTGGCCCTCGACCTCGTCGGCTTCGGCCTGACCCCCCACGAGGGCCGGTCGAGCAACGTGCGCGACAACGCCGCCCTCGTCGCCCGCTTCGTGCGCGAGGTCGTCGGCGAACCGGCCGTGCTCATGGGCAACTCGATGGGCGGCATGATCTCGTTGCTCGTCGCCGACCGGTTCCCTGAGGTCGTCGAGGCGCTCGTGCTCGTCGACGCCTCCCTGCCCACTCCCGGCGTGCGACCGGACCGGCAGGTGCTGCTGGAGTTCGCCGTGTACGCGACGCCGTTCGTCGGTGAGCGCTACATGCAGCGCAACGCCGCCCGGTTCACCGACCGGCAGCGCGTGCTGCGCACCGTCGCCGTGTGCTTCGCCGACCCGTCGCGGGCCGACGCGGCCGTCGTCGACGCCGGGGTCGAGCTGGCCGCCTGGCGCCGCACCCTTCCCGGGGCCGAGCGCGCCTTCCTCGGCGCGGCGCGGTCGCTGCTGCGCATCCTCCGTTCCGGCAACCGCTACCCGGCCCTCATCACCCGGGTGCGCCAGCCGACCCTGCTGCTGCACGGCGAGCTCGACAAGCTCGTCCCGGTCGGCGCCGCCCGCGCGACGGCCGAGAGCAAGCCCGCCTGGGAGAGGGAGATCCTCGCCGGCGTCGGCCACACCCCGCAGCTCGAGGTGCCGGATGCCGTCGTGGCCCGGGTCGAGCCCTGGCTGGCCTCGCTGCCGGGCTGA
- a CDS encoding RNA polymerase sigma factor produces MARVFRDEHGRAVSVLIRSLGDIDLAEESVAEAFAVAVERWPVEGMPPSPAGWIITTARRRAIDRVRRESSRDRRHAESLVLTAADDPPPEEGPVRDERLRLIFTCCHPALGRPAQVALTLRLLGGLTTSEIARAFLVPEATMAQRIVRAKNKIRDAGIPYRVPHDSELPDRLSAVLAVVYLVFTEGHRATSGENLVRTDLCAEAVRLGRVLVELMPDEPEAAGLLALLLLTDARRGARTGPGGEPVLLAEQDRTRWDSGLVAEGHAIVRSCLRRGRPGPYQLQAAIAAVHTDASTAADTDWRAVLALYDRLLTLSPTAVVRLNRAVALAEVDGPAAGLREVDAVLADHPGLDRHPAPHVARTALLGRIGCPAEAAAEFDRAASLTENVAERAHLRREGDRARRGARGAG; encoded by the coding sequence ATCGCCCGCGTCTTCCGCGACGAGCACGGCCGCGCGGTGTCGGTGCTCATCCGGTCGCTCGGCGACATCGACCTCGCGGAGGAGTCCGTGGCCGAGGCCTTCGCGGTGGCCGTCGAGCGGTGGCCGGTCGAGGGGATGCCGCCGAGCCCGGCCGGCTGGATCATCACGACCGCCCGCCGCCGGGCCATCGACCGGGTGCGCCGCGAGTCGAGCCGCGACCGGCGGCACGCCGAGTCGCTCGTGCTCACGGCGGCCGACGATCCGCCACCGGAGGAGGGACCCGTGCGCGACGAACGACTGCGGCTGATCTTCACCTGCTGCCACCCGGCGCTCGGGCGGCCGGCCCAGGTGGCCTTGACACTGCGCCTGCTCGGTGGGCTGACGACGTCTGAGATCGCCCGCGCCTTCCTCGTCCCCGAGGCGACGATGGCGCAGCGGATCGTCCGGGCCAAGAACAAGATCCGGGATGCCGGCATCCCCTACCGGGTGCCCCACGACAGCGAGCTGCCCGACCGGCTGTCAGCCGTGCTCGCCGTCGTCTACCTCGTCTTCACCGAGGGGCACCGGGCGACGTCGGGGGAGAACCTCGTGCGCACCGACCTCTGTGCCGAGGCGGTGCGGCTGGGCCGGGTGCTCGTCGAGCTCATGCCCGACGAGCCCGAGGCGGCCGGGCTGCTCGCGCTCCTGCTGCTCACCGACGCCCGCCGGGGCGCCCGCACGGGGCCCGGCGGCGAGCCAGTGCTGCTGGCCGAGCAGGACCGCACGCGGTGGGACTCAGGCCTCGTCGCGGAGGGCCACGCCATCGTGCGGTCCTGCCTGCGCCGGGGACGACCCGGCCCCTACCAGCTGCAGGCGGCGATCGCTGCGGTGCACACCGACGCCTCGACGGCGGCCGACACCGACTGGCGAGCGGTGCTGGCCCTCTACGACCGGCTGCTCACCCTGTCACCGACGGCGGTCGTCCGGCTCAACCGGGCGGTGGCTCTCGCCGAGGTCGACGGCCCCGCCGCGGGACTGCGGGAGGTCGACGCGGTGCTGGCCGACCACCCGGGCCTCGACCGGCATCCGGCCCCGCACGTGGCCCGAACGGCCCTGCTGGGGCGGATCGGGTGCCCAGCCGAGGCCGCCGCGGAGTTCGACCGGGCGGCGAGCCTGACCGAGAACGTCGCCGAGCGGGCGCACCTGCGACGGGAGGGGGACCGGGCCCGCCGGGGCGCGCGGGGCGCTGGGTAG
- a CDS encoding YciI family protein, which translates to MTTYLISLFQPEGPTPTPEELDLTQVMADLEVVNDDIRAAGGWVFAGGLADPASATTVRATRGPAHAADAVLTDGPFAEIKEHLGGVSIVQSDDYDVVLGWARRIAAATGLPVEVRPFQGEGDPGQAPSTS; encoded by the coding sequence ATGACCACGTACCTCATCAGCCTGTTCCAGCCCGAAGGTCCCACCCCCACGCCGGAGGAGCTCGACCTCACCCAGGTGATGGCCGACCTCGAGGTCGTCAACGACGACATCCGTGCCGCCGGCGGGTGGGTCTTCGCCGGCGGACTGGCCGACCCGGCATCCGCGACGACGGTCCGCGCCACCCGCGGCCCGGCGCACGCGGCCGACGCCGTGCTCACGGACGGCCCCTTCGCCGAGATCAAGGAGCACCTCGGCGGGGTGTCGATCGTGCAGTCGGACGACTACGACGTCGTGCTCGGGTGGGCCCGGCGCATCGCGGCCGCGACGGGCCTGCCGGTCGAGGTCCGCCCGTTCCAGGGCGAGGGTGACCCGGGCCAGGCCCCGAGCACGTCGTGA
- a CDS encoding GNAT family N-acetyltransferase, giving the protein MPTRPIRRVGIVLSGACGRSLWPARMPWGTIAVMETFAVVPFTDAHADGVAAVCAELGWPTYSDPDVARLGCGAPGVSTSVALDSDGAVVGFAHLFGDGIVQGFLAQLGVRSDWRYRGVATALVEAASRDAGVQRVDLLTDDAQGFYSSFAHRAKAGYRIYPGLDPELYRRLSDR; this is encoded by the coding sequence ATGCCCACCCGGCCCATCCGCCGGGTGGGCATCGTGCTGTCCGGAGCCTGCGGTCGCAGCCTCTGGCCCGCCCGGATGCCGTGGGGCACGATCGCCGTCATGGAGACCTTCGCCGTCGTGCCCTTCACCGACGCCCACGCCGACGGGGTGGCGGCGGTCTGCGCCGAGCTGGGATGGCCGACCTACTCCGACCCGGACGTGGCCCGGCTGGGCTGTGGGGCGCCCGGGGTGAGCACGAGCGTCGCGCTCGACTCCGACGGTGCGGTCGTCGGCTTCGCCCACCTGTTCGGCGACGGCATCGTGCAGGGCTTTCTCGCCCAGCTCGGCGTGCGGTCGGACTGGCGGTACCGCGGGGTGGCCACGGCACTCGTCGAGGCCGCGAGCAGGGACGCCGGGGTGCAGCGCGTCGACCTGCTGACCGATGACGCGCAGGGCTTCTACTCGTCTTTCGCCCACCGGGCCAAGGCCGGATACCGCATCTACCCCGGGCTCGACCCCGAGCTGTACCGCCGACTGTCGGACCGCTGA
- a CDS encoding ThuA domain-containing protein — protein MTTTHRRVGTKQLLAAVVGLGALAVGFGGAPATAAPAAATGAVAPTAATADDDEPYKVLIVGKTLGFRHSHIDETTNAVIAMGEESGFTVDVWDPPNSSGGWWGPGSPGQPGLSLETTPFSSTENLKQYATIIFDSPVDNTNSLDPSLPRLLDNRELNAFKGYIQSGGGYVGLHAATDTMHTVPWYSKLSGGGARFVNHPAQQTATMRVEDPTHPSTMHLPMAWERFDEWYNFSTNPRGSVRVLLTLDESTYSGGTMGEDHPISWCQNFMGGRSWYEGAGHVEASYEDPAFLEHLKGGIEWTAGKVSGGGDCVTFSEVRKIVASAGDGSTTSESAKAQLRKTLANAEKAADAGDRKAAIQALRTARAQATGIPGARVLVSKVADLIEWQTGLRDADV, from the coding sequence ATGACCACGACACATCGACGTGTCGGCACGAAGCAGCTGCTCGCTGCCGTGGTCGGCCTGGGAGCACTGGCCGTCGGCTTCGGGGGTGCGCCGGCGACGGCCGCCCCGGCCGCCGCGACCGGTGCCGTCGCGCCGACCGCCGCCACCGCGGACGACGACGAGCCCTACAAGGTGCTCATCGTCGGCAAGACCCTCGGGTTCCGCCACTCGCACATCGACGAGACGACGAACGCCGTCATCGCGATGGGCGAGGAGAGCGGGTTCACGGTGGACGTGTGGGACCCGCCGAACAGCTCGGGTGGCTGGTGGGGCCCGGGCTCGCCCGGTCAGCCGGGGCTGAGCCTCGAGACCACGCCGTTCAGCAGCACCGAGAACCTCAAGCAGTACGCGACGATCATCTTCGACTCGCCGGTCGACAACACGAACAGCCTCGACCCGAGCCTGCCCCGGCTGCTCGACAACCGTGAGCTGAACGCCTTCAAGGGCTACATCCAGAGCGGTGGCGGCTACGTCGGCCTGCACGCCGCGACCGACACGATGCACACCGTGCCGTGGTACTCCAAGCTGTCCGGTGGTGGGGCGCGCTTCGTCAACCACCCGGCGCAGCAGACGGCGACGATGCGGGTCGAGGACCCGACGCACCCGTCGACGATGCACCTCCCGATGGCCTGGGAGCGCTTCGACGAGTGGTACAACTTCTCGACCAACCCGCGCGGTTCGGTGCGCGTGCTGCTCACGCTCGACGAGTCGACGTACAGCGGCGGCACGATGGGCGAGGACCACCCGATCTCGTGGTGCCAGAACTTCATGGGTGGTCGCTCCTGGTACGAGGGCGCCGGTCACGTCGAGGCGTCGTACGAGGACCCGGCCTTCCTCGAGCACCTCAAGGGCGGCATCGAGTGGACCGCCGGCAAGGTCAGCGGCGGCGGAGACTGCGTCACCTTCTCCGAGGTGCGCAAGATCGTCGCCTCGGCCGGTGACGGCTCGACGACGAGCGAGTCGGCCAAGGCGCAGCTGCGCAAGACGCTCGCCAACGCCGAGAAGGCGGCCGACGCGGGCGACCGCAAGGCCGCCATCCAGGCCCTGCGCACGGCCCGGGCGCAGGCCACCGGCATCCCCGGGGCTCGCGTGCTCGTGAGCAAGGTCGCCGACCTCATCGAGTGGCAGACGGGTCTGCGCGACGCCGACGTCTGA
- a CDS encoding sugar phosphate isomerase/epimerase family protein encodes MSRPITLFTGQWADLPFEEVCRLAGEWGYDGLEIACWGDHFEVDRALNEDGYVESRHEILARHGLKVWAVSNHLVGQAVCDDPIDQRHKDILPADIWGDGDPEGVRQRAGQRMADTARAAAKLGVKTVIGFTGSPVWKYVAMFPPVGDDVIEAGYQEFADRWNPILDVYDEVGVRFAHEVHPSEIAYDYWSTVRTLEAIGHREAFGLNWDPSHMVWQDLDPAGFIWDFKDRIYHVDCKDARKRIGNGRNGRLGSHLPWGDPRRGWDFVSTGHGDVPWEDCFRTLNAIGYDGPISIEWEDAGMDRLLGAPNALEFVRSLNFDKPDAAFDSAFSSSKD; translated from the coding sequence ATGTCCCGACCCATCACCCTCTTCACCGGCCAGTGGGCCGACCTGCCCTTCGAGGAGGTGTGCCGCCTCGCCGGTGAGTGGGGCTACGACGGCCTCGAGATCGCCTGCTGGGGCGACCACTTCGAGGTCGACCGCGCCCTGAACGAGGACGGCTACGTCGAGTCGCGGCACGAGATCCTCGCCAGGCACGGACTCAAGGTGTGGGCGGTCTCCAACCACCTCGTCGGCCAGGCCGTGTGCGACGACCCGATCGACCAGCGGCACAAGGACATCCTCCCCGCCGACATCTGGGGTGACGGCGACCCGGAGGGCGTGCGCCAGCGCGCCGGGCAGCGGATGGCCGACACGGCCCGCGCCGCCGCGAAGCTCGGTGTGAAGACCGTCATCGGGTTCACGGGCTCGCCGGTGTGGAAGTACGTCGCGATGTTCCCGCCGGTGGGTGACGACGTCATCGAGGCCGGCTACCAGGAGTTCGCCGACCGCTGGAACCCGATCCTCGACGTCTACGACGAGGTCGGCGTCCGCTTCGCCCACGAGGTGCACCCGAGCGAGATCGCCTACGACTACTGGTCGACGGTGCGCACCCTCGAGGCCATCGGGCACCGCGAGGCCTTCGGCCTCAACTGGGACCCGAGCCACATGGTGTGGCAGGACCTCGACCCGGCCGGGTTCATCTGGGACTTCAAGGACCGCATCTACCACGTCGACTGCAAGGACGCCCGAAAGCGGATCGGCAACGGCCGCAACGGCCGTCTCGGCTCGCACCTGCCCTGGGGCGACCCGCGCCGCGGCTGGGACTTCGTCTCCACGGGCCACGGCGACGTGCCGTGGGAGGACTGCTTCCGCACCCTCAACGCCATCGGCTACGACGGCCCGATCAGCATCGAGTGGGAGGACGCCGGCATGGACCGCCTGCTCGGTGCGCCGAACGCCCTCGAGTTCGTCCGGTCGCTCAACTTCGACAAGCCGGACGCCGCGTTCGACTCGGCGTTCAGCAGCAGCAAGGACTGA
- a CDS encoding alkaline phosphatase family protein translates to MTQTTANDPTTKHTAVHTTAQTGAGDGGSPRPVLLVDVVGLTPRALADMPRLRAVASAGWQSALTPVLPAVTCSVQSSMLTGRMPAQHGAVGNGWFFRELGEVFLWRQHNRLVEGEKVWHALRRAHPTAKVANVCWWYAMGMEVDSIVTPRPIYFADGKKAPDCYTRPPALRDRLVDALGEFPLFQYWGPTASIASSRWIIEATRLLMPEHDLTLAYVPHLDYDLQRFGPDSPQARAAARELDGALAPLLDDAQRLGVTVVVVSEYGITEVDQPVDVNRMLRRQGLLEVYTQAGMEYLDPWASRAFAVADHQVAHVYVRDEGDLEHVRTLLESTPGVAEVLDREGQAAVGLDHANAGDLVVVADERAWITYYYWLDDARAPDFARGVEIHRKPGYDPAELFFDPEDRLAKPKAAMSLVRKKVGLRYAMSVVPLDPAPVRGSHGRMPSDAQDGPVVLCSDPALVRDGFAATDVHDLLLEAAGIDTRSGGSAASVSRSEPSEVGEPASV, encoded by the coding sequence ATGACGCAGACGACCGCGAACGACCCGACCACGAAGCACACGGCTGTCCACACGACGGCCCAGACGGGCGCAGGTGACGGGGGCAGCCCCCGACCCGTCCTGCTCGTCGACGTCGTCGGCCTGACCCCCCGCGCGCTGGCCGACATGCCGCGGCTGCGCGCCGTCGCCTCCGCGGGCTGGCAGAGCGCGTTGACGCCCGTGCTCCCGGCCGTCACCTGCTCGGTGCAGTCGAGCATGCTCACGGGTCGGATGCCGGCGCAGCACGGTGCCGTCGGCAACGGCTGGTTCTTCCGCGAGCTCGGTGAGGTCTTCCTCTGGCGGCAGCACAACCGGCTCGTCGAGGGCGAGAAGGTGTGGCACGCGCTGCGCCGCGCCCACCCGACGGCGAAGGTCGCCAACGTCTGCTGGTGGTACGCGATGGGCATGGAGGTCGACTCGATCGTCACCCCGCGGCCGATCTACTTCGCCGACGGGAAGAAGGCGCCCGACTGCTACACCCGCCCGCCGGCGCTGCGCGACCGCCTCGTCGACGCCCTCGGGGAGTTCCCGCTCTTCCAGTACTGGGGCCCGACGGCATCCATCGCCAGCTCGCGCTGGATCATCGAGGCGACCCGGCTGCTCATGCCCGAGCACGACCTCACGCTCGCCTACGTGCCGCACCTCGACTACGACCTCCAGCGGTTCGGTCCCGACTCGCCGCAGGCGCGGGCCGCCGCCCGTGAGCTCGACGGCGCCCTCGCCCCCTTGCTCGACGACGCCCAGCGCCTCGGCGTCACGGTCGTCGTCGTCAGCGAGTACGGCATCACCGAGGTCGACCAGCCGGTCGACGTCAACCGGATGCTGCGCCGCCAGGGCCTGCTCGAGGTGTACACCCAGGCCGGCATGGAGTACCTCGACCCGTGGGCCTCGCGGGCGTTCGCCGTCGCGGACCACCAGGTCGCGCACGTCTACGTCCGCGACGAGGGCGACCTCGAGCACGTGCGCACGCTGCTGGAGAGCACGCCCGGGGTGGCCGAGGTGCTCGACCGGGAGGGCCAGGCTGCGGTGGGCCTCGACCACGCCAACGCCGGCGACCTCGTCGTCGTCGCCGACGAGCGGGCCTGGATCACCTACTACTACTGGCTCGACGACGCACGGGCCCCCGACTTCGCCCGCGGCGTCGAGATCCACCGCAAGCCCGGCTACGACCCGGCCGAGCTGTTCTTCGACCCCGAGGACCGTCTGGCCAAGCCGAAGGCGGCGATGTCACTGGTGCGCAAGAAGGTCGGGCTGCGGTACGCCATGAGCGTCGTCCCGCTCGACCCGGCGCCCGTGCGCGGCAGCCACGGCCGGATGCCGTCGGACGCGCAGGACGGGCCCGTCGTGCTCTGCTCCGACCCCGCTCTCGTCCGTGACGGTTTCGCCGCCACCGACGTGCACGACCTGCTGCTCGAGGCGGCCGGGATCGACACGCGCAGTGGCGGATCCGCTGCATCCGTCTCACGGAGCGAGCCGTCCGAGGTGGGTGAGCCCGCCAGCGTCTGA
- the eboE gene encoding metabolite traffic protein EboE, with amino-acid sequence MRLRHPSGEVVHLAYCTNVHGGETVDEIVGQLDRFAVPVREQLDTDLLGVGLWLSAPVARELAGDLRGAERLRGELTRRGLETVTLNGFPFRGFQEPVVKLKVYRPDWTETARLEYTLDLVDVLGVLLPDDAARGSISTLPLAWREPWDAERARAAGDQLAELADTLHERRERTGREIRVGLEPEPGCVVETTDEAVAAAEGWDRSVLGVCLDLCHLAVQFEDAAGATAALAEAGLSVVKSQVSAALHVATPHDEQTRAALESFDEERFLHQVRAGTGTPPLPSRDDLGEALGTTREGAGPLDATDDAPWRVHFHVPLGRDPEPPLTSTTTELRESLGVLVGGERPLTDHLEVETYTWSVVPEHSRPRDAGELATGIAGELAWVRDELVALGLHQQ; translated from the coding sequence GTGCGCCTGCGCCACCCCTCCGGCGAGGTCGTGCACCTCGCCTACTGCACCAACGTGCACGGCGGCGAGACGGTCGACGAGATCGTCGGCCAGCTCGACCGTTTCGCGGTGCCGGTCCGCGAGCAGCTCGACACCGACCTGCTCGGCGTCGGGCTCTGGCTCAGCGCGCCCGTCGCCCGTGAGCTCGCGGGCGACCTGCGCGGGGCGGAGCGCCTGCGCGGCGAGCTGACCCGCCGGGGCCTGGAGACCGTGACCCTCAACGGTTTCCCCTTCCGCGGGTTCCAGGAGCCCGTCGTCAAGCTCAAGGTCTACCGCCCCGACTGGACCGAGACGGCGCGGCTCGAGTACACCCTCGACCTCGTCGACGTGCTCGGCGTGCTGCTGCCCGACGACGCCGCCCGGGGCAGCATCTCGACGCTGCCGCTCGCCTGGCGCGAGCCGTGGGACGCCGAGCGGGCCCGCGCCGCGGGCGACCAGCTCGCCGAGCTCGCCGACACGCTGCACGAGCGCCGCGAGCGCACCGGCCGCGAGATCCGCGTCGGGCTCGAGCCGGAGCCCGGCTGCGTCGTCGAGACGACGGACGAGGCCGTGGCCGCCGCGGAGGGGTGGGACCGCTCGGTGCTCGGCGTGTGCCTCGACCTGTGCCACCTCGCGGTGCAGTTCGAGGACGCGGCCGGGGCGACGGCCGCCCTCGCGGAGGCCGGGCTGTCCGTCGTGAAGTCGCAGGTCTCGGCGGCCCTGCACGTCGCCACCCCCCACGACGAGCAGACCCGGGCCGCGCTCGAGTCCTTCGACGAGGAGCGCTTCCTGCACCAGGTGCGCGCCGGCACCGGTACCCCGCCGCTGCCGTCGCGCGACGACCTCGGTGAGGCGCTCGGCACGACCCGTGAGGGGGCCGGGCCGCTCGACGCGACCGACGACGCGCCCTGGCGGGTGCACTTCCACGTGCCCCTCGGGCGTGACCCCGAGCCGCCGCTGACGTCGACGACGACCGAGCTGCGCGAGTCGCTCGGCGTCCTCGTCGGTGGGGAGCGCCCCCTCACCGACCACCTCGAGGTCGAGACCTACACGTGGTCGGTGGTGCCCGAGCACTCCCGACCCCGCGACGCGGGCGAGCTCGCCACCGGCATCGCCGGCGAGCTGGCCTGGGTGCGCGACGAGCTCGTGGCCCTCGGGCTGCACCAGCAATGA